ATCAATTTTTACAGAAATGACTCATTGAAAGGTGTCTACCTGCACTTGGAATCAGTTGATGATTTATTTTTAGAAAAGAGGGGGCTTCCCGCCGGTCCCATTTACTACGCTATCAACAATGATGCAAATTTCTCATTGGTGCGTGATAAGAAACCCAAAAAATCACTTTTGTCGGGCTATAAACGAGTGTGCGGAGCTTCATCAGACGATACCTTTCTTCATGATTTGATTACAACCATAAATAATACAATTCCATCTAAATTCCCCGATGAAATCTCCCAGAAAATTAATATTGATCAATATTTCCGATGGCTCGCTGGAGCAGTTTGTACAATGAATAACGACGGTTTTACACACAATTATGCCCTATATCGAAATAGTGACACTTGCTTATTCGAAATACTTCCATGGGACTATGATGCAACTTGGGGGCGGAAAGTAAGTGGTGGGATAATGAATCATACGTATGTCCCAATTGAAGGTAAATCAGGAAACCATCTTAACTATGTTCTATTGCAAGTTCCCGAATTCCGCAAACTTTACAAAGAAACATTAGAAGAAATTCTTGAAACAATGTTTACAGTTGACTATATGGAAAACAAAGTCTTACCACTACATCAATGTATACGTCCCCATATCCTCCTTGATCCTTATAAAAAAAATAAGATTGATATTTTTGATAATGAACCAGAATTGATTTTCCAATTTATTCGAGAACGCAATGATTATTTAAAAAATCAACTCTCGAATTTAGATTAAAAATCTAATCAATAATGATTTTTTTGATTGGAGAGATATAGGGATTGGGGAAAGGAGTTACTGCTTTGGGTCCTATATGTATAAAAGATACCGGGAAATATGGTAAAGGTATATATGCTACACGTGATATAAAAAAAGATGAACTTATTGAGGTATCACCCGTTATAATATTACCTAAAGGGGATTGGAAATATTTAAAAAAGACTTCCCTTCTTTACTATAGCTTTTATTGGGGGAAAAATGATACAGCCATTGCACTTGGATTTGGATCACTTTTTAATCATTCATACACTCCAAATACTAATTTTGAAAATAATACAGAAAATTTATCAATTGACTTTTATGCACTAAATGATATTTTGATGGGTGAAGAATTAACTATTAATTACAATGGTGATCTTGAAAATAAATCACCGTTATGGTTTGATGTAATCGAATAAAGATCTTCCCTTCATGAATAATTGTTTTGCTTTCAAAAATAATGGTAACACCAGAATATATGATTAGATACGCTCACCAATAGATAGACAGATAAAAAAATACAATCTGTCTATCTATTGGGAGTATTTTTTACGGGGAAATTTTCAATAAAACAAAAAATCGAGATTATCCAGTGCTACGAAAAACTGTGAGCCGGGCTGTTTTTTAATAGATCTTAGTAGTCTAATTTGTTCGGTGAAGACCATCTTAGGCCATTGCTATTATATTTTTTTGTGTTACAAACTTTTTCAAAATAATTTTCCTCTGCTATAATTACTTTTTGATTTGATAAATTAATTAGGGGGAGAAAAATTGAAAAAAATATTAACTGTACTTTCTATATTTTTAGTAATGATCTTAAGTGCATGTAGTTCTCTTTCTAACGATGAGTTAATAAAAAATTATGTGAAAGATACACATGGAATTGACATCGTTGTAAAAGATTCATATAAAAATTCATTAGAATTAGGTGAGGATTCATACATTGTTGCTCCTGTTGACCATCAAGAAATGGAATTTTCCGTTGTGGTATATGATAATCCATCAGAAAATGAACTTAATTACAAAAGTAAGTATTTAATCAAAGATAATTATTTAAATGCATTT
This portion of the Solibacillus daqui genome encodes:
- a CDS encoding CotH kinase family protein — protein: MSNIIPSYLLMIKEKALNKLRKKVSKDDPVSAKLMVDNITYNIKIAYRGDYTRKFRKRSYMIDFDDTEKFLGVRRIHLNAEYKDPSLIRNKLSLDFFQDLGVLSPDSQHINFYRNDSLKGVYLHLESVDDLFLEKRGLPAGPIYYAINNDANFSLVRDKKPKKSLLSGYKRVCGASSDDTFLHDLITTINNTIPSKFPDEISQKINIDQYFRWLAGAVCTMNNDGFTHNYALYRNSDTCLFEILPWDYDATWGRKVSGGIMNHTYVPIEGKSGNHLNYVLLQVPEFRKLYKETLEEILETMFTVDYMENKVLPLHQCIRPHILLDPYKKNKIDIFDNEPELIFQFIRERNDYLKNQLSNLD
- a CDS encoding SET domain-containing protein → MGKGVTALGPICIKDTGKYGKGIYATRDIKKDELIEVSPVIILPKGDWKYLKKTSLLYYSFYWGKNDTAIALGFGSLFNHSYTPNTNFENNTENLSIDFYALNDILMGEELTINYNGDLENKSPLWFDVIE